One region of candidate division Zixibacteria bacterium HGW-Zixibacteria-1 genomic DNA includes:
- a CDS encoding chloride channel protein produces MSPGHKNRPIFSLIYIIFVINSKPMNERLKTKVQYLFHFSETQILIGMSVIVGLGTGAGAIVFIKLIQYFKELFFGSSAEVLTSFLGSFNYWIALIPMAGGFLVGPIVYKFAAEARGHGVPEVMLAVARKGGIIRARVALAKAIASAICIGSGGSAGREGPIVQIGSAIGSTIGQVFKMSASRTKILVGCGAAAGISAVFNAPIAGVIFSLEIILGDFAIKTFSPVLLSSVVASVVSRSFFGNHPAFDVPSYSLVSVWEIPLYMVLGGFCGSVAVLFTTTLHKTEEMFDKLKVIPMLKPAIGGLMLGIIGIYFPQIFADGYDTIKLTLYGDMMIWLTLVLIFLKILATSLTLGSGNSGGIFAPSLFIGAVAGGTFGFVAHALFPAITASEGAYALVGMAALVAGTTHAPITAILIIFEMTSDYRIILPLMVAVVFSTLVARRLFEPSIYTIKLIKRGIFLKGGKDTAVLIASNVEEIMDREFETIPAAMPLAKIVEKVEASRGTTFIVTDRFGKFVGILSFQDLLGILTQHTLDYLVIAKDIATLDYVTVFPDDDLETALKRLNLKDSKMLPVVNRTDPSIILGVLRREDLIQFYNKKLIETFKQ; encoded by the coding sequence TTGTCTCCGGGGCATAAAAACCGGCCGATATTTTCCTTGATATATATAATTTTTGTCATAAATTCAAAACCTATGAACGAACGGCTGAAAACAAAAGTCCAGTATCTTTTCCACTTTTCGGAAACGCAGATTCTGATCGGGATGTCGGTCATTGTCGGTCTCGGGACCGGCGCGGGAGCCATAGTTTTTATCAAATTAATCCAATATTTCAAGGAGCTGTTTTTCGGCAGCTCGGCCGAGGTTTTGACCTCCTTTTTGGGCAGTTTCAATTATTGGATCGCTCTTATTCCCATGGCCGGCGGCTTTCTGGTCGGTCCGATCGTCTATAAATTCGCCGCCGAGGCCAGGGGACACGGTGTTCCTGAAGTGATGCTGGCGGTGGCCAGAAAAGGCGGTATTATCCGCGCCAGGGTGGCGCTGGCCAAAGCGATCGCCTCGGCTATCTGTATCGGTTCGGGAGGATCGGCCGGACGGGAAGGGCCGATTGTCCAGATCGGCTCGGCGATCGGGTCCACGATCGGCCAGGTCTTCAAAATGTCCGCCTCCAGAACCAAAATCCTGGTCGGGTGCGGGGCGGCCGCCGGTATTTCGGCCGTCTTCAATGCCCCGATTGCCGGAGTAATTTTTTCGCTGGAGATCATCCTGGGCGACTTCGCCATCAAGACCTTTTCACCCGTTTTGCTGTCATCGGTGGTCGCATCCGTGGTCTCTCGTTCGTTTTTCGGAAATCATCCGGCCTTCGATGTCCCCAGTTACAGCCTTGTCTCGGTCTGGGAAATCCCGCTTTATATGGTTCTGGGCGGGTTTTGCGGCTCTGTCGCAGTTCTTTTTACGACTACATTGCACAAAACCGAGGAAATGTTTGATAAGCTGAAAGTCATCCCGATGCTTAAACCGGCCATCGGTGGTCTGATGCTGGGAATTATCGGTATTTATTTTCCACAGATTTTTGCTGACGGCTATGATACCATCAAACTCACGCTCTATGGAGACATGATGATCTGGCTGACTCTGGTTCTCATTTTCCTGAAAATATTGGCCACCAGCCTGACCCTCGGCTCCGGCAATTCCGGAGGCATTTTTGCGCCTTCACTGTTCATCGGGGCCGTCGCCGGAGGGACTTTTGGTTTTGTTGCTCATGCTCTTTTTCCGGCTATTACTGCTTCCGAAGGAGCCTATGCGCTGGTCGGAATGGCGGCTTTGGTGGCCGGAACCACCCATGCGCCGATAACGGCGATACTGATTATTTTTGAGATGACCAGTGACTATAGGATTATCCTGCCGCTGATGGTGGCCGTCGTGTTTTCAACTTTGGTCGCAAGGCGATTATTCGAGCCGTCCATTTATACTATAAAGCTTATCAAGCGTGGAATCTTTCTCAAGGGCGGGAAAGATACCGCCGTTCTAATAGCGTCGAATGTTGAAGAAATTATGGATCGAGAGTTTGAAACGATACCGGCCGCGATGCCTCTGGCAAAAATAGTGGAAAAGGTAGAGGCTTCCAGGGGAACAACCTTTATCGTAACCGATCGATTCGGCAAATTTGTAGGTATTCTTTCATTCCAGGATTTACTGGGTATTCTGACCCAGCATACACTTGATTATCTGGTAATAGCCAAAGACATAGCGACGCTGGATTATGTCACCGTTTTTCCCGATGATGACCTCGAAACCGCTCTGAAACGCTTGAACCTGAAAGACTCCAAAATGCTTCCGGTCGTGAATCGCACCGATCCGTCGATTATTCTGGGTGTTTTGCGGCGAGAAGACCTTATTCAATTTTACAACAAAAAGCTGATTGAAACGTTTAAGCAGTAA
- a CDS encoding FAD-binding oxidoreductase, whose protein sequence is MNKTADVVIIGGGIIGLSTAFQLARHNYGKIVVLEKDLFLGTGATAKCAGGIRAQFTTRINIEMSMKSEEMLANFEKENDYPVVFEQNGYMFLIFDDRQLAEFTKSVELQRSLGLKVEWLDIPRINEIAPPVRTDDVIKATFCHDDGIADPSDMINGYSTVARRLGVNIEFETEVTGFNIEAGEIKSVITTKGDISTPLVINAAGPYAGVIGKMAGAEVPVQPVRRQIVTTGPLDYIPHTFPMVVDVNSGLYFHKESPGLLLGWADPEVKPGFDESVDPDYNDMIIMKALERVPRLETAEMAKSWAGLYETTPDHHAIIDFTEEVKGFFVCSGFSGHGLMHAPAAGLVAAEKICGKKTTIDISPLSLKRFAHGALTEETNVI, encoded by the coding sequence ATGAATAAAACAGCTGATGTCGTTATTATCGGTGGCGGAATTATCGGCCTCTCGACCGCTTTTCAACTGGCCCGCCATAATTATGGCAAAATCGTCGTGCTGGAAAAGGATCTTTTTCTCGGCACCGGGGCCACGGCCAAGTGCGCCGGCGGCATTCGGGCTCAGTTTACCACCAGAATTAATATAGAAATGTCGATGAAATCGGAAGAAATGCTGGCCAACTTCGAAAAAGAAAACGATTATCCGGTCGTTTTCGAGCAAAACGGGTATATGTTCCTTATTTTTGATGACCGGCAACTGGCCGAATTCACTAAATCGGTGGAATTACAGCGTTCGCTGGGTCTGAAAGTGGAATGGCTCGACATTCCCCGGATTAACGAAATCGCCCCTCCGGTCAGAACCGATGATGTGATCAAAGCAACCTTCTGCCATGATGACGGCATCGCCGATCCCAGCGATATGATAAATGGATATTCTACAGTAGCGCGCCGTCTCGGCGTCAATATAGAGTTCGAAACGGAGGTAACCGGATTCAATATAGAAGCGGGAGAAATAAAGTCGGTCATAACAACCAAGGGCGATATTTCCACTCCATTGGTTATCAACGCCGCCGGGCCATATGCCGGTGTTATCGGAAAGATGGCCGGCGCGGAAGTGCCGGTTCAACCGGTCCGCCGCCAGATCGTTACGACCGGGCCGCTGGACTATATCCCGCATACTTTCCCGATGGTCGTCGATGTCAACTCCGGACTGTATTTTCATAAGGAATCTCCCGGCCTTCTTCTGGGCTGGGCCGATCCCGAGGTCAAGCCTGGTTTCGATGAGTCGGTCGATCCGGATTATAATGATATGATTATCATGAAGGCGCTTGAACGGGTCCCTCGGCTGGAAACGGCGGAAATGGCCAAAAGCTGGGCCGGGTTATATGAGACTACCCCTGATCATCACGCCATTATAGATTTCACCGAGGAAGTTAAGGGTTTCTTTGTCTGTTCGGGCTTTTCGGGACATGGTTTGATGCATGCCCCGGCGGCGGGACTGGTGGCGGCCGAGAAAATCTGTGGCAAGAAAACCACCATAGACATATCTCCCCTGTCGCTGAAGCGCTTCGCACATGGCGCGCTGACTGAAGAAACCAATGTAATTTAA
- a CDS encoding methylaspartate mutase, translated as MAKMKPEDIKVILATDCGSTTTKAILIEKRDNEYRLIVRGEAPTTVEAPFEDVTMGVLNAIAEVEELSGRKLLDENNKIISPTQGNVGTDVYISTSSAGGGLQMMVAGVVRSMTAESAERAALGAGAIVMDVIASNDKRLPHQQIERIRHLRPDMILLSGGIDGGTTTHVVEIAELISAADPKPRLGSGYKLPIIYAGNKDATQAVKDTLEKKVDLKTVENLRPVLERENLGPAREEIHNLFMEHVMAQAPGYRKLMTWTDAPIMPTPGAVGLIIKTIADMEGIEAVGVDIGGATTDVFSVFRPGAAEGNNDGIFNRTVSANLGMSYSISNVFAEATLPNVMRWVPFHMDERDLRNRVKNKMIRPTTIPQSMEELIFEQAIAKEALRLAFIQHKNFATVLKGVQQQRTIADAFEQTGSGGTLVNMMSLDILVGSGGVLSHAPRRNQAAMMLIDAFLPEGVTRLAVDSIFMMPQLGVLTTVQPQAATEVFNKDCLIHLGTCVAPVGETKKPGPMMDYKITLPDGKTVSGTLNYGEMKLLKLGVVANGLPEKAKAELEPHRGYDLGRGKGNKVEIELAGGVVGIILDGRGRPFVVPIENKTRVEKLKEWMTELEVYPKGALDR; from the coding sequence ATGGCAAAAATGAAACCTGAAGATATCAAGGTAATTCTGGCGACCGACTGCGGTTCGACCACAACCAAGGCGATTCTGATTGAAAAACGCGACAATGAATATCGTTTGATTGTCCGGGGCGAGGCTCCGACCACGGTCGAGGCCCCGTTTGAGGATGTCACCATGGGCGTTTTGAATGCTATCGCCGAGGTGGAAGAGCTCTCCGGGCGTAAATTGCTCGATGAGAACAACAAAATTATTTCTCCTACCCAGGGCAATGTCGGAACTGATGTTTATATATCGACATCGTCGGCCGGCGGCGGCTTGCAGATGATGGTGGCCGGGGTGGTGCGTTCGATGACGGCCGAATCGGCTGAACGCGCGGCACTCGGCGCCGGCGCCATTGTCATGGATGTTATCGCCTCCAATGACAAGCGTCTCCCTCACCAGCAGATCGAGCGAATCAGGCATCTGCGGCCGGACATGATATTGCTGTCCGGTGGAATCGACGGCGGAACGACGACGCATGTGGTCGAAATCGCCGAATTGATATCGGCGGCCGATCCCAAACCTCGTCTGGGCTCCGGCTATAAACTGCCGATCATATATGCCGGCAATAAAGATGCTACCCAGGCAGTCAAAGATACGCTTGAGAAAAAAGTCGACTTAAAGACGGTGGAAAATCTTCGCCCGGTTCTGGAACGGGAAAATCTCGGCCCGGCCCGCGAGGAAATTCACAATCTGTTCATGGAACATGTTATGGCGCAGGCCCCGGGTTATCGCAAATTGATGACCTGGACCGATGCCCCGATTATGCCCACGCCCGGAGCGGTCGGTCTGATTATCAAGACTATCGCCGATATGGAAGGCATTGAAGCGGTCGGTGTTGATATCGGCGGCGCCACCACCGACGTCTTTTCGGTTTTCCGTCCCGGAGCCGCCGAAGGCAATAATGACGGTATTTTCAACCGCACCGTTTCGGCCAACCTGGGCATGAGTTACTCGATTTCCAACGTTTTCGCCGAAGCAACCCTGCCCAATGTCATGCGCTGGGTGCCGTTTCATATGGATGAACGCGACCTTCGCAATCGCGTCAAGAACAAAATGATACGGCCGACTACCATTCCCCAGTCTATGGAAGAGTTGATATTCGAACAGGCCATCGCCAAGGAAGCTTTGAGGCTGGCCTTTATTCAGCATAAAAATTTCGCCACTGTCCTGAAAGGTGTGCAGCAGCAGCGGACAATTGCGGATGCCTTCGAGCAAACAGGTTCGGGCGGCACGCTGGTCAATATGATGTCGCTGGATATTCTGGTTGGTTCGGGCGGGGTTCTCTCGCATGCTCCGCGCAGAAATCAGGCGGCGATGATGCTGATCGATGCCTTTCTGCCGGAGGGTGTAACTCGTCTGGCGGTCGATTCGATCTTCATGATGCCGCAGCTTGGGGTGTTGACCACGGTTCAGCCGCAGGCAGCCACGGAAGTTTTTAACAAGGATTGTCTGATTCACCTCGGGACCTGCGTAGCGCCGGTTGGAGAAACCAAGAAACCGGGACCGATGATGGATTACAAAATCACGCTGCCCGATGGAAAAACTGTTTCGGGAACGCTCAACTATGGCGAAATGAAACTGCTTAAACTGGGTGTGGTGGCGAACGGGTTGCCCGAAAAGGCCAAGGCGGAACTTGAGCCTCATCGCGGCTATGATCTCGGGCGCGGCAAAGGCAACAAAGTTGAGATAGAATTGGCCGGCGGCGTTGTCGGCATAATTCTTGACGGCCGAGGCCGGCCGTTTGTCGTTCCGATCGAAAACAAAACACGAGTGGAAAAACTTAAAGAGTGGATGACGGAGCTTGAGGTCTACCCCAAGGGAGCGCTCGATCGATAG
- a CDS encoding Tol-Pal system subunit TolQ encodes MQVFEQIPPAIFSGGIWQILGQTSLFGAIILIILVCFSLVSWSIMFNKWRLFKRVDSENESFIQGFRKSPKFSGIINQAKALQNTPLSGIFINAYNEISEIIAFKRENNMLSEEAKPLTRKEVEVISMTLERSASEEIAFLEKQVVFLATTANASPFLGLLGTVVGVMDSFWSIGERGSASLAVVAPGIAEALLATIVGLGAAIPAVVGFNWATNRIKGYFDIANNFSLEFEARVKKDLTE; translated from the coding sequence ATGCAAGTATTTGAGCAAATTCCTCCGGCCATATTTTCAGGCGGCATATGGCAGATACTGGGACAAACCAGTCTCTTTGGCGCAATTATTCTGATCATCCTCGTCTGCTTCTCCCTCGTTTCATGGAGCATCATGTTCAACAAATGGCGCTTGTTCAAGCGTGTCGATAGTGAGAATGAATCATTCATACAGGGATTTCGCAAATCCCCCAAATTCTCCGGCATTATCAATCAGGCCAAGGCTCTGCAAAATACTCCTCTGTCGGGAATTTTTATCAACGCTTACAATGAGATCAGTGAAATCATTGCTTTCAAACGTGAAAATAATATGCTGAGCGAAGAGGCCAAGCCGCTTACCAGGAAAGAAGTGGAAGTCATCTCGATGACGCTGGAACGGTCAGCCTCGGAGGAGATTGCTTTCCTGGAAAAGCAGGTCGTCTTTCTGGCCACGACTGCCAATGCCTCGCCGTTCCTTGGCCTGCTGGGCACAGTGGTCGGTGTGATGGATTCTTTCTGGTCGATTGGCGAACGCGGATCGGCTTCACTGGCCGTTGTCGCGCCAGGTATCGCCGAAGCGCTTCTGGCCACCATCGTCGGACTCGGCGCCGCCATCCCGGCCGTAGTCGGCTTTAACTGGGCGACCAATCGTATCAAAGGATATTTTGATATTGCCAATAATTTTTCGCTCGAATTCGAGGCACGCGTTAAAAAGGATTTGACCGAATGA